In the Topomyia yanbarensis strain Yona2022 chromosome 3, ASM3024719v1, whole genome shotgun sequence genome, one interval contains:
- the LOC131690958 gene encoding uncharacterized protein LOC131690958: MTLNTSQHQPADSFKQDLDDFERFALDNLVRNEWGLKAATLNRLMYCGISVECLEVIEERDLNDIFSDERTIGQKILLRHRLREWRRGLHWNSPEHPPVKRRLDRSSDDPLDLDKKPRISSSGNLIHRIPTPNVIHPDTRNPTSTIASSSTSSSSANNSNNLTDAGNIPIRITPEALQSFLQTSCSGRWVLNCFSEGQQLDKKALTELTHVIVEPFLIYNIAFTHALMRHYAEVIVQLFPTERMETFYCPRNIVRKNPTGKLYDRYVNQRLRYKNKFNAQRPTMVDEFNQHRTFAEMSTVGDPLMQQQYLDYGLDNSIPKGDYPSTPPQVESFSEESMNVYGAEDGSVL; this comes from the exons ATGACCCTCAACACTAGccagcatcaaccggcggatagcTTCAAACAGGATCTGGATGATTTCGAACGGTTCGCCCTGGACAATTTGGTCCGGAACGAGTGGGGTCTCAAGGCGGCCACTTTGAATCGGTTGATGT ACTGCGGAATATCGGTGGAATGTCTGGAGGTGATTGAAGAGCGCGATTTGAACGATATCTTCAGCGATGAGCGAACTATTGGACAGAAGATACTGCTTAGGCATCGGCTGCGCGAGTGGCGACGCGGTTTGCACTGG AACTCACCAGAACATCCGCCCGTGAAACGCCGTCTCGACCGAAGCTCGGACGACCCGCTGGACCTGGACAAGAAGCCTCGCATATCCAGCAGTGGTAACCTCATTCATCGCATCCCGACGCCGAATGTCATACATCCGGATACCCGCAACCCAACATCAACGATCGCCTCGTCCTCAACCTCATCCTCTTCTGCAAACAATTCCAACAATCTGACGGATGCAGGCAACATTCCGATCCGAATCACACCGGAGGCCCTGCAAAGCTTCCTCCAGACAAGCTGTTCCGGCCGTTGGGTACTGAACTGCTTCTCCGAGGGTCAACAGTTGGACAAGAAAGCCCTCACCGAATTGACACACGTGATCGTGGAACCGTTCCTAATCTACAACATTGCGTTCACACACGCCCTGATGCGACACTATGCCGAAGTGATTGTTCAGCTGTTCCCCACCGAGCGGATGGAGACGTTCTACTGTCCGAGGAACATCGTCCGAAAGAATCCCACCGGAAAACTGTACGATCGGTACGTGAATCAGAGATTACGATACAAGAACAAGTTCAATGCACAGCGACCGACCATGGTGGATGAGTTCAATCAGCACCGAACTTTTGCCGAAATGAGCACCGTCGGAGATCCGCTGATGCAGCAGCAATATTTGGACTACGGGTTGGATAACTCCATTCCGAAGGGAGACTACCCAAGTACCCCGCCACAGGTGGAAAGTTTCAGCGAAGAGTCTATGAATGTATACGGGGCGGAAGATGGATCGGTTCTGTAG